CGATTTCCTAACAATTTAATTTGCGAAGGCTGAGAATGTCAGCCGTAGGAAGAAAATCATAAATCAAGAAGAGGGAGAATGGTTCAGGTTAGTATAGGCAAATGAAAAATAGTTCTCACACTTGATTTACTTTTAATTGGTTGTATTTTGCATAAAATTGTTTCTCTGCAATCCTCATTTTTTCATCACATGCATTGCAttccttctttctcttcttgaaaaactaatttttttttaaatgtattctacATCACATCCACCATGCTGCACTCATGCTTGCTACACAATTATTCAAGGTAAACAAACGTGTATCTCTAGAGAGTTAAAGAACGGAGAGCTTGATGAGCACCAACAAACTTGCTTTCAATTTGAGCCACCTGTCAGCAACCAGAAAAAATGACTTCAAATACTTAGTGTTGACAAGGTATTAGAAGTATCAGGTGTCATTTTTGCctgtaaaattttattttaatcagacaACTCAGGTGTAAATggttcatcacaaaaaaatgctaatattttttaaactcatACATTATATTGGTTCATTATACATCgactgaaatatttcaaacctttatttgtTGTAATTGTGATGATTATGGCTCGCAGGTAACGAAAGCCTAAAATTCTGTGTTTCAGAGTATTtcataagataaaataaaaaggagactgtaaacagaaatgtcaggcttctgaaaagtacAATAATTTCTATTCTTTCAATACTTGGCTGGGCAACCTTTTGCATGAAtcactgcatcaatgcggcgtggcatataGGGGATCAGCCTGTGGATCTGTTGAGGTATAATAGAAGCGCAGGTTGTCTGGTGTCGCTCACCCTGCTCTTGGCGATACGCCATAGAGTTTCGATGGGGTTCAGAtcaggccagtttgctggcAAATAAAGCCCAGCAGTGGTCTTTGAACCAgctgccaagtcctgctggaaactgaactcagcatctccataacgctttgtcagcagaaggaagcatgaagtgcacTAAAACTCCGTGGCAGACAGCTTTGTTGTCTGTGGACTAACACCAGCCGTGTAGAAACCTCACAATGGACTTCAAGCGACCTGGATTCTGTGCCTCCCAGCCCTTCCTCCAGAcactgggaccttgatttctaaatgaaatgcaaactttacttcCATCTGAAAAGAAGACATTGGACCTCATAGCAGCTGCCCAATTAATTTTCTTCTTGGACCATACAAGATGCTTCTGATGTCGAGCTGTAGTCCATGTAGAGGATTTGTTGACTCTTGACACATTTATGCcagctttttccttccacctaacTTTCTAGAAATTTGCTTATATAAAGCAATAACCTTCTCCTCCTCGCAAAAGGTGTCAgtgactgtcttctggacatctgttaaatggtaaatagcttgtacttgtatagcgctttatcaagtctgatgaccccaacgtcaagtcagcagtcttcccagACTGTAAGACCATTTAGTGGTTAAAGAACACATTGCAGGTATTTGGAGTTAATTGGCTGGTTAGGGTGTGAAACCATAAgtgtcaattatttatttttcaaaatataaaatttttcttaaaaactgaATTTGGTGTTTTCACTATCCGTAAGcgataatcatcaaaattacaagaaataaaggcttggaGTATTTCACCTTACATGTAATGAGTCTATAGAAGATGTAATTCTGACTTTTtgaaatgagacaaaaaaaacaaactttttcacaatataatttttttacatgtgCCTGTACATCTCTGTTGGCCCATAAAGCAGTCATTGGATTTTGGTTTCTAACTAATCAAAGCATGACCTCAGAGCTCAGGGGGCAGGTGGGGGCAGCAGCGCTGCAGAGAGCCAAGCTGAATGTGgcaacagcagcaggagcagaagAAGACAGTGAGGCAGGAACAGTGCATTCACATTTCCATAAATGGAAAGTTGAGAGGAAAGATGAAGTGTGGTAGAAGAAGTTGCACAGGCTGCAGGAATAAGCACTGCAGTGAAAGGATCGTGAGGCAACGTCTATAtaagccacacttttcaaactaaattatcgttttcattttttatataatattcTAATATGTTAGGCTGCACCTGCAAATGACCTGttagttattacagttttaCAGGAACAACAAGGTTCAAATGCTTTTTCAAAAGCCTAATGTTGAGCTAGATGTTACATTATGACCaggcaaactcaaaacaaaacccagGCATCATTTTGACGCGAATGCGACGTCTGCAGAGCTAAATATGTATGCACTACGCAGCAGAGCCAATCATGACAGAGTAAGACCTCAGGTTTTGTCAAATCCGCCACTTTCAACCCTAACGCTACTGCGGAGCTCTTAAAGACGAAAACATAAAATGAAGTTTCCCTAGCCCCAATTTTGGTGgggatataaaaaaatgtaaagagtacacaaaaaaagaaatacatcgGTTAAAAATGAACTTTTTGTTGTTAAGTTGGGTTTTACTTGGACTTGTTGTGACACATCTGCATCACAGTTAGCTTGGCAAGCTGTCCGTGAGACGAGCATTAAGCTTAAACCTTTGAATAGTTAATCCATCCTGTGTTCTCGTGGTATTTTATCTGCAGCAGAGTATGCATGTAGCGACCTTATCTCATCATCAGCGTAGCAGTGACGACTCCTCCCTGAGTCATAGTTTCTTGAGTATCTTGGCTCCTTTCTTTCCAAGTAATATCAATATAATTGCTTTTAACGTTTCTTTAGATCTCTAGTGTTGGTTATATTTATCATCTCCTCGTGGGGCAGCTGCAGATGAGTGCTAATATTATACTTCTCCAGGGACTTGAATCCCTTAGAAATccattctttatttaaaataaaaaatggataaaagaaagaaaatcacacAATCTTTGTTGGTAACAGGATGACACATCGATGGAGCCACTTCAGGCAGCAAGAATATGTGAAACATTCCCATCAAGATTGACATTCCAGAGAGGTTTGTCCCGACATGTTTTGTCTGATTTGGCTACTAGCAGTAAACAGCTTTCACTTAGTCGATGCCCGAAGGAGGCTCAGTGGGATTTAAGAGATAGGAGCGGAATCCCTCATGACGTTCATCCCGCTGAATGACGCTTTTGCTGAATTATTTCTGGATGGTCTGGATAGATGAATGCATACGAAGCCTCACCTCTCCACCGTGTTGTGGTGCACGGAGCCCTGGGAGCCCCCCACGGCGTAGATGCAGCCGTCCACCACGGCCACACCGACCCGGTTCCTGGGGATGTTGAGGGAAGCTCGCTGGCTCCACTTGTTGGTCATCGGGTTGTAGCAGCACAGAGAGCTGGAATCCAAGTTAGTCTGGAGCGACAGGTTCCTGCCTCCTACCTGcgtattaaaaacacaacatttacaaATACAGTAACCCAGCCCTAAAGGTAAAGGCACCGGTATCCTTATACCTGCTTTATTAAATCGATTAAGAATTATTTATAGATTCAAACCCGACGATATAAACGACATGACCTACAATGTAGATGAGTCCAAAGAGCGTACAGGCTCCCAGACCACTGCATGGAGTTCCCATGTCGGCCAGGTTCATCCAGACATTCCTCCTGGGATCATAAGCCTGCATGGTGGTCAGGGAATGCTGCCGGTATCTGAAGAGAGAAAAGTCATACAGAGCAGGTAGGTTACAAAAGAAATGTCTAGAGGGACTATGgtctatttaatttttaaactaGAAGTGAGagcataatttaaaattttaatcattttcatttctatcagagagagagagaggatatGACCTGAGAAGAACCGCATTTTCATGAACTGTACATAGAGAGCCCGCGGTTAAGCTATACCCTTCacattgtttcttttattttaataaaaaaaattaataattttttttttttagtccttcACATTGTAATATAAAGTCACGTTAGGCCTGAGCTGGTTGCTGATATCAAGCCATTTTAATACTTTAGTAAGTGATTAAAACCTTATCTTTAAAGCACCTTTCAAGATAGAAATCGCAGTGTTTCTACATGCAAACGGTAAAAAATACACAAGACAAAGTCAGAGGAAAATTAAGGGAACTGCACAAATTTGAACCATGAATGAGGAGAACAGTAATACACTgcgtaaaaagcatttttcttaaccacaccaaaaaaaaaagaaaaatcagataTTGTTCCTTCATTTGTAAATAGTTATAATTTTAGTCCCTACAAATTCCCATCTTACCATTCCTACAGTTTAAAATGCTCATAATGAGATGCAACAGAAAGTGCCAGGCGGAGCGGATTTTTCTCTGGCCATTGCTGCACACTGcgtgtcagctggctgaaagagggCTACTACACTTTTCTTTTgcttacaagaaagacaaattcaCTTGTTTAGAAAGTCTATAAATTCATGGTGGCTAAGCCCTGACACTGAATTAAAATCCACAGGCTTTGTAGGATGTGCATCTTAGGAGGGAGAACGACGCACACGCCCATGCAGCGACTCCAGCTGCAACATGTCTGCTCCATTCAAACTTAAAATCTGTGAATGGCCAACAATCCTGGCCAGTTGTCATCACAGTTATCTAACAGAACTTACACGTTGTAAGATatgttattaaaatgattttaaaaggtGGCAATGAGAGCATTCTCTCTCTGTCGGCATGAAGATGCCTGAAAGCAGAAATCTCcacttcttttaaatgtttccaccGAGGTTGCTGGATTTTATCAGGGCAATTGAATACAAACTGTAAAACACAGCAGTTCTACATGGGTGGATGGCTTTACAAACAAATACAGATCTCCTgtcatttaatttaaagttaacaGAAAATATGGCGTGCAGAAGATGTACTGGgagaaaactgaagaaaataaataaatccactgtaataattaaaacaGTGAGAAGTGTTTTGCATCCTTCTACATACAAAGCTCCAGCTTTAGTTCAGGATCCATTTTTTTTCGGGGTAGATTTCTACCAGCTTTTATCTAATTAGGCGCAGGATCCTGTGTTGAAACGGTTAAGTCTACGTATAAAAATTTAAGTAACAATAAATAGTGGTAAAATAACCTTATAATAGTtaatgttagattttttttagcagccTTAGGTACAattgctgtttttctgttttaaacgcACACCATTGGGAAAACTTACAACAGCAATATTGTTAATTGTTGTTCTAAATCAGTGAAGTTTAACCGACCTATTCCTCACTTTTTTCCATTATGATGGTTTTCCTACCACTTTCTGTGAGATTAGGCATTTTAGCCGCCCACATCTGCGTCAGGTTTTGGCATCAAGCAGAATCAAGCTGACTGACTTTACGACTGACTGAAATATAACAGACTACCAAATATTGCCTCCAAGCAGACGCCTGCGAGCTTCAATGTTGTGCAACTCtaaatttcataattttattttttctgctttcattttttagaATGAAGCCCATGCCGGACTTCTCTAATCATGTATTTTTCTCAAGAAAAATTAACCACACATAACTTTCTATAAAACAAAAGTGTGAAACTTTGATTTTGGGTTCTGATGTAATTTCTGTCACTTTAAATCTGTGACGAGGTTCCAGTTTCAAGTCCTTcacaggtggaataaggcaggACCTTCACCTGTGCACATTTAGAAAACACCTCCGTCCTCCATGCCTTTTATTGgctgaaaaatgttttagacCGTCTGTCAAAGCAATCCAGTGGCTCTCAGGATTTACGTTGTGGACTGattcattttttcatttttatatgaACAGATGTTAACATCCCTCAAGAAACTTTTCTCAGCTGCCTTCTGGTTGGTCTTCGTTATTTACAGCTGGCTGTTAATTGCTGAAACAACCTCTTCAGAGAGCAGCGGGGTCCTGTGGGGTGCATTTTACAATGGGTTTTAGGAAATCAACGATTTTCTGGGTCCttcctttttaatgtgttttgatcCTTTATACAGCAGCTTTATACCTGAGGATAATGGGATTATTTAGCAGAACCACTGGATTTAATAAGATTGGTGATACTGACAAAGATGTCCGTTTTATTCAGGAGCATATTAATTTGCCTTTGAAAAAGTATTATGTATCAAGGATTTGAATAGCACTTATATTGAAAGCTGTGTTTTAATAACCTAGTCCAATGAATCTTCTAAAAgcctaaaacacaaatatttatcAGCTATCTGAAGCTACACTGCAGGCAATGGAAAAgcaagtctttaaaaaatatatactgttattttaaagcaaactaTATCAGAGATGACTATGTAGAGTCTACATAGACTCAGGAGGAATGTTGACAACCTGCGTTTTCTAAAATGAGCCACTGGGTGGCAGGCTCAACCTCCTTCTGGGGTTTCTGGGGGTACCTTACAAGCCAGAACTGTCTAAGGGTCCTCAAGAGGAACAAGTAACGGTTGAGGATATCTAAAGTAAGTACCCTCCGGCCACATAGATGAGCTGGGTTCCCCGGATCGGTGCGGGAGGAAGTTTCATCAGCGTCATTTCCTGGAAGATTTTAGACAGGAAGTCCTTGCAGGAATTGGCCTGGAGTTAAACAAAAGAACCAACAACTCAAAAACGCAAATAGTTGGAAATGGAGTGAAGAATAGCAAACGTGAACGTGGTTCCTAGCATCCCTAGATTTCTAAGGCTGGGCTTTACCTTGCTGAGGATGGGGCAGGACAGCAGCTGGTTCTTGAGAAACTTGGGAGGCAGGGCGTAAATATGAACAGCATTCAACAGCGCATGCAGATACTGGGCTCTGCCCTCCATATCCCAGCGCACCCAGTCTGTGCACGCCTTGTACACCTGTTGAGGATATTATTTTAACATGCAAATTACGGGAAAAACAAACGTTTGCCATTTGTGAAAACGGTGTCAGCATACACGCAACCCTTTAGCTCTGATTATTTGTCATACCTCAGACTCACAGAGCACCTTGAGACTGTCCTGACTGATAAGCTCCAGAAGCTGGCAGTGAGACAAGCTGAAGAACTCGTCCACTTTGGTCACCTAGATTTACAAACACAGAGATTTTTCAGAATCACTTTGAGTATTTTTCAAGTTTGGTGTTCTAAGCGGGCAGCACTGTTAAGCTTACAAGTCTAAAATTTTCAGCTTCATATCTGCAAAGGTTTGATCCTTGATAGTTTGTCCTTGACCCAAATCAGCAAGGTTTCAGATATGAGACACTGCAGCTGAACTTCTTATCAGATTGGGCAAGATCAACATGTAGTGGGACACATTTAGTATTGCATGATTAAAAGGCAGCATGTTAACCAGCTAATCAGCGAACGAAGATTGATGAATTAGCATTTTGCCACGAGGTGTCTGGATGTTGCTAGTTCGTGTAGAGATGCCTTAACACTGAAAAACACTGTGGAGGACCTGAAGTGATTGGAGAGCAGACTGGTAGCAAGTAGGGAGCTGAAAGTAGAGCCAGAACAAGTCCAAGGCTGAGTTACTTCAAGAAAAGAGTGCATAAAAGAGCCTTTCATATAAAAAGGTTGATCAAAAAGTCCCAACGTCCTGACCAAAGCTTTTCAAAATGACATTATACAACTCGTGATACTTGTCAGATTCTGTTCCAGCCCCATTTTCATGCCCACAGTTCATAAAAGGCTGAGCAAATTACTTAGCAAATCTAAGAAATCTGCGTCTTCACAAACAAACTAAGCATTTTTTTCCGACTTTTACAATGCCGTTAACAGTAAACAAATGACTATATTGGCTCCCGAACGGTCTGGGCAGAGCCTCCTGCTTTGTGCCGAGCTCAGATATCACCAGACAGCTGTCAATGtggcagagagcagctgaaacagaAATCATTACATCATAGGACGTTCAAAGCAATCACTGGCTCTCTGGCGCAGGAGGATCAATTTTCGGGTGAAATGAACGACGAGTCCTATCAAAACAGGCCAGCAACATGGCAACACTAATCTTGCAAACAGCTCAGCATGAAAGCATCATCAGCAAGAACATGAAGTGAGTTCATTAATGCATCCAGTCAGATTTAACTTTAAAAGCACCATTGTCCATCAGTATTTTCAGCAGTCTCCTTATTTTCTGTGTTGAAAACTAAATAGTCAGGAAATGCAGCAACTTTTCTCGATGTACGATTTAGCAGGGTAAAGCTGTAATGAAACAGAACGAGGCGACtcgaggtgtgtgtgtgtgtgtgtgtgtgtgtgtgtgtgtgtgtgtgtgtgtgtgtgtgtgtgtgtgtggtgggggctCACCTGGCTGAAGTGCGAGTTGATGTATTTTCGGCACGTCTTGTGCAGCTCCGTGCAGCCGATCTCCTCGGCGAAGCGGGAGATGCCGATGACGTTGGCCGGCTCCAGGTGCTTGGTGAGGAAATCGCAACACGCCTTGGCCACATCCTCCATCTGATACCTTCCGGATCATAAGCGAGGAGGAAAACTTCAGGTCTCAGGACGCACGCTTTCACCCGTTTCGCACCCGACGAGCCTCGCCACCGTTCCGGAGCCCTTACCTCATTGCGGCTAAAAGCAAATGGAGCACGCATTTCTCCCCCACCGTGATGCGGGACGTGTAGGCGAAGTCGATGAGTCGCCCCACCACCTCGGGGCACACGTCGCGCAGGGTGACCTCCGAGGCGCTGCACTCCTTGAAGCCTCTGGTGAACATGGCTCTGAAAAAGGCACTGCAGGAGGCCAGCACCACTCTGTGAACCTGGAAACACACCAGTGTTGGTTAATAATACCGCCCAGGTCAGTCAACAGTGAGAAATACAGGCTAACTTATAAACCTGGTACCCACACAACCTTGTTAATAATACTGTACATTGTTGAAATGTCAGGGGACATGGCATAATAGCGAGAAAgcttaaaatatttctttgagctctgattggttggtCTTTCACAATCCCTCCTTACTGAAGGATAAACCTTCataatgtttccttttttttaaattaatgttgcaaaagtttatttcttatttgatGTTTCTTCATTATTTATGTTTAACGTCAAAAGCTTATGGATGAACCCATTTTCTTTACTCAGCAAATTACTATCTTAATTATATGTTTTTGTCAATACAGTCCAATAAATAGTTGCTTCTGGGAACATGTTATCTTTAAACTAAAgatgtgaaatttttttttattattattgttgttattattattattattattattattattattattattattattattataacacaTACAGATCTGTAAGTAATTAGCAAAGTACacatcttgttgttttttttgggtggcAATTACAAAATAATCACAGTCACAAGGACATTAAGCCACCTGTGGCAGACTTACAACCCAGACTATCTTGAAGGGAGCAAACACTGACTATAATTTATGACCTCCCAATACATTATAATTAAACAAGAGCTTAATAAACAGATACTGTTAAGATATATGAAGTGTGCAGATGTACAATATTGTGACAGTTTAgctacattttaaatttatgaCTGAATTACTCAACTTTAGCACGCTCACTATGAGCGGCTTGACAAAATAGGAATTAGAAATAAGGCAAAGGTGTGATTACATGCAAACCATCTCTAGTCACGGTTCTATTAATGTTTCAAtaggaaaaaagtaaaatgatgaCAGTTTATTCAATTACTACAAGCAGGGAATCGTTAATAGCAGCTGATCAGTGGTTAAAGGTTAAAGCTGACGTGGCTGAAGCCGAGCAGCTTGGCCAGTCTGGGATAATGTCTGTTTAACCCTGCTGATGGATATCTGATTCAATCGAAGCTGATCAACTTGCGTTCACAAGTACCGCGTATTTAAAACTTTTCTACTTTTAATAAGTAACACTTAAAGGAGACCATGAGCTTGAGCCACAAAAAACAACCCCCTAACATTAATTTAGACTGAATATtagaaaaaagtgaaatactCAAAAGCTTTATGATTTAATAAAGTCTTCCAAGTATTAATTTgccttttttgacattttgttacAATACAGCCACTAAcctgaatgtgttttaaaggCATTTCATGTGACGGACAAACACAAAGTGAAGCCGATATATCCCTAAATAGAACTTAGTGCAACTGAGTGCCTTCATGATTGGCCTAACAAGCAGCCTCGTGAAGACCAGAGAACAtagcagacagatcagggatACAGTTGTAAAGATCGTTAAAGTAGGGTTAggttattaaataataataaaaaaatttgaacATCCAAAGAAGATCTGTTCAATCCAACTTGCAGTTTGCAACAAGCCATGAAGCGGACACTGCCAAACGTTTCAGAGAAGGCGCTACGGTCAGATGATACCGAAATCGAACACACCCACcctgatggtggcagcatcatgctggggggatgcttttctccaggagggacagggaagctggtcagagctgatgggaacaTGGACGGAGCTAAACACAGACCAATCTTGGCAGGATAATCgctggaggctgcaaaagagcCGGGCCTGGGTTGGAGGTCCTTCATCCAACAGGAAGGCGACATGGAAGGTGTTCATATCAGATCAGcttgtgttaaaatggcccGGTCGATCTTCGACCCTAGATCTAGTTGAGAATGTTgatatgcaaagctggtagaagcACATCAGTACTGACTCACGGACACCGGATAACGATGCAAGCTACGCTCAAGACTGTGACTAGTAAGTCATATATCATTTCTATTTCATCTCCTTGCATTAGTTTGTGTTAGCCTAATGCCGcgtaaaaaaaatctggaaaactgagaaaaggttttaaagtgCGGTCTATCTGGCATTCTCATTACCTTGAAGTCCATAGTCCTGTCCTTGTAGGTGACGTGCAACACCAGGTCGCACAGCATCTCCTGCCGTCTGAACTCATCGATGGCCAAAAAGGACCTGGAAGCGTGGTTTTCGACGGTGTAGTCCAGATAGCCCGACCCGTGCATGGAGGGAACAACGATGGCGGAGAAATCGGAGTCGCGCGTGGGGCGTTTCTTCCGGACGGGGCAATTCATGCTGGAGGAGGTGGAAGGAACGCTCCGGCTGATGTTTTGTGGTGCGCTGAGGTTAGAGTCGTGCAGTCTTTATCGGTTCGGGCACGTCCGCGTTTCTTCTTATGTCACCGGAGTCGGACGTTCAACCGGAGCACGGTTCCTCGTGTGCTCCATTTTTgcaaagaaagttaaaaaaccTATTCAGTCTGTTTGCATTTCCGGAGAAATGAAGGATGTCAACAGAGCGACGGCCCTTTCCATCAGCAGTCTAAGCAGCTCAGAGGCAACTTCAGGTCAAGTGTTCAGGCGAACCATGTTGAACCCCACAACGTGTCCTTATCCACGTATCTCAGCTCCTTCATGACTGACAGCTCTTGTGTCAAACCATGGCAATCAAATCCTTCTTGGTCCGGGTTTTACAGGTCTCAGGGATCCGTCAGTGACCCGCTGTGATATTTCAGGGCGTTGCCGTCATCTGCTGTTCCGCGTGAGATTAGGAACTGCTTTGAAGAGCACAGTCAGAGGAGGCTTAGCGGGGATTCCTTTGAACCACTCTCCCAGGATGCTCTGCCTGTAAGAGAAGAGGGCGACGGACAGTTCATGAAACGGTGACAATGTTATCGTTATAAGCAAAAAGCAACAAGATTCAAATCTCCTAAGGATGTGCTTTTGTAATGCCTGAGTCAGACACAGTTGACGTTTCACTTCCTTCTagctaaaattaaaaaaacctcCGGCTTTCTCCTCATGAAGAGGTCCGCATCTACTGAATTTCTtcaattttcacattttttcttctttttatggaTGGTTTGCAGTAAAACCGACAAAAACcacgtttaattttttttaaaaacattagcaCTACTCTAAAACCCTTTcagaacaaatgtaaaaaaaaaaacaacaagcaaaagaaaacagTCACTTTTGTAGcaatctgattatttattttcttgacacatagttttgcttatttataataGAGTAGAAGCGCATGCAGGAATTTCACAAATAAAGCTAAGAGTCTTGCttttaaaatcctgaaatgAGCTTCAAGAGCAATAAAAGCTTCGCAGAGAGTTTTTCTTGAaaagattttcctttttcaacCAAACAACGCGCAACGCCATGGACCAGAACCACTTATTGAGCTGTGACCAAATCTTTCACTTTTGCTTTTAGCTTGCTTGGTTTTGGGTTAGGGTGTTGGGGGCTGGACCCGCCTGGGTAAC
This Fundulus heteroclitus isolate FHET01 chromosome 19, MU-UCD_Fhet_4.1, whole genome shotgun sequence DNA region includes the following protein-coding sequences:
- the keap1a gene encoding kelch-like ECH-associated protein 1A; the encoded protein is MNCPVRKKRPTRDSDFSAIVVPSMHGSGYLDYTVENHASRSFLAIDEFRRQEMLCDLVLHVTYKDRTMDFKVHRVVLASCSAFFRAMFTRGFKECSASEVTLRDVCPEVVGRLIDFAYTSRITVGEKCVLHLLLAAMRYQMEDVAKACCDFLTKHLEPANVIGISRFAEEIGCTELHKTCRKYINSHFSQVTKVDEFFSLSHCQLLELISQDSLKVLCESEVYKACTDWVRWDMEGRAQYLHALLNAVHIYALPPKFLKNQLLSCPILSKANSCKDFLSKIFQEMTLMKLPPAPIRGTQLIYVAGGYRQHSLTTMQAYDPRRNVWMNLADMGTPCSGLGACTLFGLIYIVGGRNLSLQTNLDSSSLCCYNPMTNKWSQRASLNIPRNRVGVAVVDGCIYAVGGSQGSVHHNTVERWDPESNRWSFVFPMSVARLGAGAAACGGALYVVGGYDGQNRWNTAERYQPDTNTWHPIAPMNTIRSGLGLVSLNSYLYAIGGYDGQNQLCTVERYNVSRNIWEPRASMRHCRSALGVTVHQGRIYVFGGFNQHGFLSSIERYCPDQNEWTLVTDMPDGLSGMGVTVTMEPCPGSLPELEDEDEAM